A genomic window from Rhodopirellula bahusiensis includes:
- a CDS encoding glycosyltransferase family 9 protein, whose product MSLEPSSPMRILLSQPGDLSDCILTLPVACSLKEYFPDSHVSIAVGVEKTDFLEQHAAIDEVLELPVRWNRSPRGIRSVKQTLNSQAFDVAIDCDDSFVSALVCQLSGATRRIGWDTMPRFAPRRSLLNELVTPVFHHVVDRRLELLTPLEIDRPQAKFDWPVDSADHQSAMRYRHRWAGQDLAMMDSGRVLTSVGWMFDRYAATARYLADRFQMHSIVTWRTFEERLKAEQIVACAGDAASLAPDMTLSLAAALSPLARVVIAEDTPMLHASVAAGANVVGLYGPMEGTESPSARGPYQQHALAMENKARGGLPHREAINRVGVEHVCQWIDQLQAPAFAEAA is encoded by the coding sequence ATGTCTCTTGAGCCATCTTCTCCAATGCGGATTCTGCTCAGCCAACCTGGTGATCTCTCCGATTGCATTTTGACGTTGCCGGTCGCCTGCTCGCTCAAAGAGTATTTTCCCGACTCGCATGTCAGCATCGCAGTGGGCGTCGAGAAAACGGACTTCTTGGAACAACACGCAGCCATCGACGAAGTCCTGGAGCTGCCGGTCCGGTGGAACCGATCGCCACGCGGCATTCGAAGCGTCAAGCAAACGTTGAATTCACAAGCCTTTGATGTCGCCATCGATTGCGATGATTCATTCGTTTCCGCTTTGGTTTGCCAGTTGTCGGGTGCCACGCGTCGAATCGGTTGGGACACGATGCCACGTTTTGCACCGAGACGCAGCTTGCTCAACGAGCTGGTGACTCCGGTGTTTCATCACGTGGTGGATCGTCGGTTGGAATTGCTGACTCCGCTCGAGATTGATCGTCCGCAAGCCAAATTCGATTGGCCGGTGGATTCAGCTGATCACCAATCGGCAATGCGATATCGTCATCGCTGGGCCGGACAAGATTTGGCGATGATGGATTCTGGAAGAGTCTTGACTTCGGTGGGATGGATGTTCGATCGCTATGCCGCGACGGCTCGCTACTTGGCCGATCGTTTTCAAATGCACTCCATCGTGACTTGGCGAACGTTCGAGGAACGATTGAAGGCCGAGCAGATCGTTGCTTGCGCCGGGGACGCCGCTTCGCTCGCACCGGACATGACGCTATCATTGGCCGCTGCACTGAGTCCATTGGCCCGAGTGGTGATCGCGGAAGACACACCGATGCTGCATGCGTCCGTCGCTGCAGGTGCCAATGTGGTTGGTTTATATGGTCCAATGGAAGGGACCGAATCTCCTTCCGCTCGCGGACCGTACCAACAACACGCATTGGCAATGGAAAACAAAGCCCGCGGCGGATTGCCCCATCGGGAAGCCATTAACCGGGTCGGCGTCGAACATGTCTGCCAATGGATTGATCAACTTCAGGCCCCTGCGTTCGCCGAGGCAGCCTAA